From the Senegalimassilia faecalis genome, one window contains:
- the alaS gene encoding alanine--tRNA ligase, which translates to MKYMTSAEIREKYLKFFEEKGCKRLPSSSLIPDDPSLLLTSAGMVQFKPYFLHQKELDPTYIGTTTVQKCVRTNDIDNIGDARHLSFFEMLGNFSFGRYFKKEMCAWAFEFSTEVLGLPKEKLYFTVFEDDDETIEIWKSLGVAEDHISKLGEEDNFWRAGPTGPCGPCSEIYFDQGPEVGCGKPDCKPGCDCDRFLEYWNCVFTQFDGQEDGTLAPLQTKNIDTGMGLERMAAIMQGVTNNYDTDVLRSLVAVGERLAGVEYGKDEAADLCLRIIADHSRSVTFMIADGILPSNEGRGYVLRRLLRRAVMKGHMLGLDKPFLNEYVDEVVKLMGSVYPEIVENRELIRGIILSEEERFGANLRQGRAFLSDALDKLDGTVLPGDQAFTLHDTYGFPVDITRELCEERGVEVDMDGFERCMEQQRERARAANVKDAEAAWSTYGGVHADLLKELGATKFVGYQELSAQATVKALVKDGTRVNELAAGQQGEVVLDVTPFYAEMGGEVGDAGVIACDGVKAEVIDTKAPEKGLVCHVVKVVEGTLCAEQVVTATVEAGRRARVTRNHTATHILHAALRQVLGEHVSQAGSYVGPDRLRFDFTHFAAVTPEQLAEVERVANEFIMSATPTNIYETSLDAAREGGVTALFGEKYGEQVRVVECGTFSRELCGGCHVANTAEIGLMKITSETSVGANVRRIEAVTSFGALEYINKVESELKETAEELRVPLFDVSERTAANIKQLREFAKKAKQSKGIVSDDNITKLVDSAVASAAGYPVIISRVKVADAGALRNGWDILHARMPKPGACVLIGEKDGKAVLMAAGSPEAVEAGFNAGAIIKAIAPCVQGGGGGKPSMAQAGGKNAAGIDDALEAARKMLL; encoded by the coding sequence ATGAAGTACATGACAAGCGCGGAGATCCGCGAGAAGTACTTGAAATTCTTCGAGGAAAAAGGCTGCAAGCGATTGCCGTCCTCCTCGCTTATCCCCGACGATCCGTCGCTGCTGCTCACCAGCGCCGGCATGGTGCAGTTCAAGCCCTACTTCCTGCATCAAAAGGAGCTTGACCCCACCTACATCGGCACCACCACCGTTCAGAAGTGCGTGCGTACGAACGACATCGACAACATCGGCGATGCCCGTCACCTTTCGTTCTTCGAAATGCTTGGCAACTTCAGCTTCGGCCGCTATTTCAAGAAGGAAATGTGCGCATGGGCCTTCGAGTTCTCCACTGAGGTTCTGGGGCTGCCGAAGGAAAAGCTGTACTTCACCGTCTTCGAAGACGATGACGAAACCATCGAAATCTGGAAGTCTTTGGGCGTTGCCGAAGACCACATCTCCAAGCTTGGCGAAGAGGATAACTTCTGGCGCGCCGGTCCTACCGGTCCGTGCGGTCCGTGCTCCGAGATCTATTTCGATCAGGGTCCCGAGGTTGGCTGCGGCAAGCCCGACTGCAAGCCCGGCTGTGATTGCGACCGCTTCCTCGAGTACTGGAACTGCGTGTTCACACAGTTTGACGGTCAGGAAGACGGCACGCTTGCTCCGCTGCAAACGAAGAACATCGATACCGGCATGGGCCTTGAGCGCATGGCCGCTATCATGCAGGGCGTTACGAACAACTACGACACCGATGTGCTGCGCAGCCTTGTTGCGGTGGGCGAGCGCTTGGCGGGCGTGGAGTACGGCAAGGACGAAGCAGCTGACTTGTGTCTGCGCATCATCGCCGACCACAGCCGTTCGGTCACGTTCATGATTGCCGACGGCATTCTGCCGTCTAACGAGGGCCGCGGCTACGTGCTGCGTCGCTTGCTGCGTCGTGCGGTTATGAAGGGCCACATGCTCGGCCTCGACAAGCCGTTCCTGAATGAGTACGTGGACGAAGTCGTGAAGCTCATGGGCAGCGTGTACCCTGAAATCGTGGAGAACCGTGAGCTTATCCGCGGCATCATCCTGTCCGAGGAAGAGCGCTTCGGCGCCAACCTGCGCCAGGGCCGCGCGTTCCTTTCCGACGCGCTTGATAAGCTTGATGGCACGGTGCTGCCGGGCGATCAAGCATTCACGCTGCATGACACGTACGGCTTTCCGGTCGACATCACGCGCGAGCTGTGCGAAGAGCGTGGAGTTGAGGTTGACATGGATGGCTTCGAGCGTTGCATGGAACAGCAGCGCGAGCGCGCCCGTGCCGCAAACGTGAAGGACGCGGAAGCGGCCTGGAGCACGTACGGCGGCGTGCATGCTGACCTGCTCAAGGAGCTTGGAGCGACGAAGTTCGTCGGTTATCAAGAGCTTTCCGCCCAGGCAACCGTGAAAGCTTTGGTGAAGGATGGCACTCGCGTAAACGAACTTGCTGCTGGTCAGCAGGGCGAGGTTGTGCTTGATGTCACGCCGTTCTACGCCGAAATGGGTGGCGAGGTCGGCGACGCGGGCGTTATCGCTTGCGACGGCGTGAAGGCCGAGGTCATCGACACGAAGGCTCCCGAAAAGGGCCTGGTGTGCCACGTGGTGAAGGTGGTCGAGGGCACGCTGTGCGCTGAACAGGTCGTCACTGCCACCGTGGAAGCCGGTCGCCGCGCTCGCGTTACGCGCAACCACACGGCTACGCACATTCTGCATGCGGCGCTTCGCCAGGTGCTTGGCGAGCATGTGTCCCAGGCAGGCAGTTACGTCGGTCCCGATCGCTTGCGTTTCGACTTCACGCATTTTGCCGCGGTCACGCCCGAGCAGCTGGCCGAAGTTGAGCGCGTTGCGAATGAGTTCATCATGTCTGCTACGCCTACGAACATCTACGAGACGTCGCTTGATGCTGCCCGCGAAGGCGGCGTGACGGCGCTGTTCGGCGAGAAGTACGGCGAGCAGGTGCGCGTTGTCGAGTGCGGCACGTTCTCTCGCGAGCTGTGCGGTGGCTGCCATGTTGCCAATACTGCCGAAATCGGCCTGATGAAGATCACCAGCGAAACAAGCGTCGGCGCGAACGTGCGTCGCATCGAGGCCGTCACCAGCTTTGGCGCGCTTGAATACATCAACAAAGTTGAGTCCGAGCTGAAGGAAACCGCCGAGGAGCTGCGCGTGCCGCTGTTCGACGTGTCCGAACGTACGGCTGCTAACATCAAGCAGCTGCGCGAGTTCGCGAAGAAGGCGAAGCAGAGCAAGGGCATCGTGTCCGACGACAACATTACGAAGCTTGTGGATTCTGCTGTTGCATCTGCTGCTGGCTATCCCGTCATCATCTCTCGCGTGAAAGTTGCCGATGCAGGCGCTCTGCGCAACGGCTGGGATATCTTGCATGCACGTATGCCCAAGCCGGGCGCATGCGTGCTGATCGGCGAGAAAGACGGTAAAGCCGTGCTCATGGCTGCCGGTTCGCCTGAAGCGGTTGAGGCGGGCTTTAACGCTGGTGCCATCATCAAGGCCATTGCCCCTTGCGTGCAGGGCGGTGGCGGTGGCAAGCCTTCCATGGCGCAGGCTGGCGGCAAGAACGCCGCGGGCATCGATGATGCTCTGGAAGCTGCTCGCAAGATGCTGCTGTAG